From Bradysia coprophila strain Holo2 chromosome IV unlocalized genomic scaffold, BU_Bcop_v1 contig_5, whole genome shotgun sequence, one genomic window encodes:
- the LOC119071860 gene encoding uncharacterized protein LOC119071860 encodes MGFDNVPTLSGLFHIVSTKDEKCGYLETVLSWNHFWGNALQQPSFTPFSYNSSNVFEYLEMFEVNDPKLYSHCKNNNMDLKLWEKKENSFKELLNIPIQLRPFFDTFGNPKNASQFYKGKMPVVSLTDWIEVNIGSIMSAKIQVALAIGTVDQLNAFKSSRNITINPCTTSRSDNPTAKKANQTALADMLNTFIDNLALSLPKRVSESTDQRQQYSTDPRYQLRRTSDLLDVLHNALKNPTPSLITSSSALPFKVNGRATNLPTNNVQPKGIKENVRVTVKIDRARNLIAKDNTHDSLDDESTEDNRPCTYVSFEAIEFDNGEQYSTFATRIAQNSCNPHWNEKFNVMLPKDLLQKETDKKLVLKIWRKISSNSMMSHGSQHTDQDEMIGVTAIDLSPLSSESTIAGYFNMVDAAGHVNGELKIHIVPTDDTDCVENSNTSTDDTSELPNTLKDLETGSYHLDNVVLSRTLKRKFTELEEISERLKSRLLDVTAADESFDVDDEFENDLNTCPDEDDVDDSGEFDWNRFSTLEIDCGTSEPVTETVDRGDVLTNVFERSTRNNVLGDENPSVNVQTHE; translated from the exons ATGGGTTTCGACAATGTGCCGACATTGTCGGGTCTGTTTCACATAGTATCGACGAAAGACGAGAAATGTGGCTATCTGGAAACAGTTCTGTCGTGGAACCATTTCTGGGGCAATGCATTACAACAACCATCTTTTACACCGTTTTCATACAACAGCAGCAATGTCTTCGAGTATTTAGAG ATGTTCGAGGTAAACGATCCAAAATTGTACAGTCACTGTAAGAACAATAACATGGACTTGAAACTGTGGGAGAAGAAAGAGAATTCGTTCAAGGAACTGTTGAATATCCCCATACAGCTGCGCCCCTTTTTCGACACTTTCGGCAATCCCAAAAACGCCAGTCAATTCTACAAGGGAAAG ATGCCTGTGGTGTCGCTTACCGACTGGATAGAAGTTAACATTGGTTCCATTATGTCGGCAAAAATACAGGTAGCGTTGGCCATTGGAACGGTGGATCAATTGAATGCATTCAAATCGAGCAGAAACATTACGATTAATCCCTGCACGACAAGTAGAAGCGACAATCCGACTGCGAAAAAGGCAAACCAAACCGCACTAGCCGATATGCTGAACACATTTATTGACAACTTGGCATTGAGTCTTCCAAAACGAGTTTCTGAGTCAACAGATCAACGCCAACAGTATTCAACCGATCCACGTTATCAATTACGGCGCACATCCGATTTGTTGGATGTTCTGCATAATGCATTGAAAAATCCTACACCGAGTTTGATCACATCGTCATCGGCACTACCATTTAAAGTGAACGGAAGAGCAACGAATCTGCCAACAAATAATGTCCAACCGAAAGgtattaaagaaaatgttcgaGTGACAGTGAAAATAGACCGTGCACGGAATTTGATAGCTAAGGACAATACTCATGACAGTCTGGATGACGAGTCGACTGAGGACAACAGGCCCTGTACTTATGTTTCATTTGAAGCGATTGAATTTGATAACGGAGAGCAATATTCGACGTTTGCTACGAGAATTGCACAAAATAGCTGCAATCCTCACtggaacgaaaaattcaacgTTATGCTGCCAAAGGATTTGCTGCAAAAAGAA ACTGACAAGAAACTTGTTTTGAAAATCTGGCGAAAAATATCCTCGAATTCGATGATGAGTCATGGCTCTCAACACACTGACCAAGACGAAATGATTGGTGTCACTGCAATAGATTTGAGTCCACTATCTTCTGAATCGACTATAGCCGGTTATTTCAATATGGTTGACGCAGCCGGTCACGTCAACGGTGAACTGAAG ATTCATATTGTGCCAACAGACGATACGGACTGCGTAGAAAATAGTAATACTTCAACCGACGACACATCGGAACTGCCAAATACTTTGAAAGACTTAGAGACTGGTTCGTACCACTTAGACAATGTGGTGCTGAGTCGAACATTGAAACGCAAGTTCACCGAACTCGAAGAAATAAGTGAGCGACTGAAATCCCGTCTATTAGACGTCACTGCCGCCGACGAGAGTTTCGATGTTGACGATGAATTTGAAAACGATTTGAACACTTGTCCGGACGAAGATGATGTGGACGATAGCGGTGAATTTGATTGGAATCGTTTTTCGACTTTAGAAATTGATTGTGGTACGAGCGAACCGGTAACGGAGACAGTGGATCGTGGCGATGTGTTAACCAATGTTTTTGAACGATCCACTCGGAATAATGTACTGGGAGATGAAAACCCATCAGTGAACGTCCAAACTCATGAATAA